The following proteins come from a genomic window of Girardinichthys multiradiatus isolate DD_20200921_A chromosome 8, DD_fGirMul_XY1, whole genome shotgun sequence:
- the dbh gene encoding dopamine beta-hydroxylase, translated as MRIFNKDLRLQDITIMYFTGLAALMVILVASYQAPSNAVDVSSLKPSPSSPLPPLSMPFRMPLDPRGDLQLAWNISYSSQEVYIQLRVADLRHGVILGMSDRGELTNADLVVLWDTGTKSYFGDAWSNSEGHVSLDSQQDYELIEAKKKEDGFYLLFKRPFSTCDPRDYVIEEGTVHIIYGLLDQPIASLEDLNLFRIHTGVQRVLMLRPDMPSPTLPPDVQTLDVLAPNIIIPNQETTYWCFIQKLPDDMPKNHIVMYESRITPGNEAIVHHIEVFECATDLRDVPQYSGSCDDKMKPKKLNFCRHVLAAWAMGAEAFYYPPDAGLAIGGPGSSRFLRLEVHYHNPLIITGRHDSSGIRLHYTPSLRRYDAGIMELGLVYTPVMAIPPKQHTFYLTGYCTSRCTQTALPQGGIYVFASQLHTHLAGRGVKTVLVRGGKELEVLQDDQHFSTEYQTIRVLRKMINILPGDVLITKCTYNTEDRSKPTVGGFGIMEEMCVNYIHYYPRTQLELCKSHVDPGYLQKYFNFINRFHGNDQCVCADVGVTEQYSRVHWDDFAGEVLDSLYNTAPISMHCNQSTARLFPGEWEKQPLPEVTSILPKHRYPCEGGAESYS; from the exons ATGAGGATCTTTAACAAAGACCTCCGCCTTCAGGACATCACCATCATGTATTTCACTGGCCTGGCTGCCCTAATGGTCATACTTGTGGCTTCGTATCAGGCGCCCTCCAACGCCGTCGACGTGTCTAGCCTGAAGCCGAGCCCATCCAGTCCTCTGCCGCCTCTCTCCATGCCTTTCCGTATGCCCCTAGATCCCCGTGGGGACCTCCAGCTGGCCTGGAACATCAGTTATTCCAGCCAGGAGGTTTACATACAGCTTAGGGTTGCAGACCTCAGACACGGGGTGATTCTTGGGATGTCTGACCGTGGTGAGCTCACCAATGCAGACCTGGTTGTGCTGTGGGACACTGGAACAAAGAGCTACTTTGGG GATGCATGGAGCAACAGCGAAGGCCATGTGTCACTGGACAGCCAGCAAGACTATGAGCTGATTGAAGCTAAAAAGAAAGAGGATGGATTTTACCTGCTCTTCAAAAGACCATTTAGTACCTGTGATCCTAGAGACTACGTCATAGAG GAAGGAACTGTGCACATCATCTACGGCTTGTTGGATCAGCCGATTGCCTCTCTTGAAGATCTGAACCTATTCAGGATCCATACAGGGGTGCAGAGAGTGTTAATGCTACGCCCAGACATGCCATCACCCACTCTGCCTCCAGACGTACAGACGTTGGATGTTCTTGCTCCAAATATCATAATACCAAACCAAGAAACTACCTACTGGTGCTTTATACAGAAGCTGCCTGATGATATGCCCAAGAACCACATTGTCATG TATGAGTCCAGGATTACTCCAGGTAACGAGGCCATCGTGCATCACATTGAAGTGTTTGAGTGTGCAACGGATCTCCGAGACGTACCGCAGTACAGTGGCTCCTGTGATGATaagatgaagcccaaaaagctCAACTTCTGCCGCCATGTGCTGGCTGCGTGGGCTATGGGGGCTGAG GCTTTTTACTATCCCCCTGATGCAGGCCTGGCCATAGGTGGACCTGGCTCCTCAAGGTTCCTTCGTCTGGAAGTCCATTACCACAACCCTCTCATTATAACTG gCAGACATGATTCATCTGGGATACGACTGCATTACACTCCCAGCCTGAGGCGGTATGATGCAGGGATCATGGAGCTGGGCCTGGTTTACACTCCTGTCATGGCAATCCCTCCGAAGCAGCATACCTTCTATCTCACTGGGTATTGCACATCCAGGTGCACCCAGACT GCTTTGCCTCAAGGCGGTATCTATGTATTTGCATCCCAGCTGCACACCCACCTGGCAGGCCGTGGCGTCAAAACTGTTTTGGTGAGGGGAGGGAAAGAGCTGGAAGTGTTACAGGATGATCAGCACTTCAGCACAGAGTACCAG ACAATCCGAGttctgaggaaaatgataaatattttacca GGTGACGTCCTTATAACAAAGTGTACTTACAACACAGAGGACAGGAGCAAGCCTACAGTG GGAGGTTTTGGCATCATGGAAGAGATGTGCGTTAACTATATTCATTACTACCCTCGGACTCAACTGGAGCTCTGCAAGAGTCACGTTGACCCAGGGTAcctgcagaaatattttaacttcatTAACAG GTTCCATGGAAATGACCAGTGTGTGTGTGCCGATGTTGGTGTGACAGAGCAGTACTCTCGGGTGCACTGGGATGATTTTGCTGGAGAAGTGCTGGATTCTCTTTATAATACAGCTCCTATCTCAATGCACTGCAATCAGTCAACTGCACGCCTCTTTCCT GGTGAATGGGAGAAACAGCCGTTACCGGAAGTGACCTCTATCCTACCAAAACATCGTTATCCCTGCGAAGGAGGTGCAGAGTCTTACAGCTGA